A region of the Romboutsia hominis genome:
TAGCTCTTAAATCATCTAATATTGAATTAATAGAAATAAGACTTGCAAGAGGCCTTGGTGGAAAGGGATTTATAGTAATGTGTGGAGATATAGCATCTATAAATTCTGCTATAAAATCTTGTACAAATGAATTACAAGAAAGTGGGGAGATAACAAGTACATCTTCTATAGCATCTCCACATAGAGATTTAATAAATAAATTAATGTAGAGTAAAAATAATTAACAAAAAGTCTAACTTGATTTTATAGGTTAGATTTTTTTGTATTATTAAGTGAATTATAGAAACATATTAAAATAATATATCTTTTATTACCTAGAATTTTTATAGATATAATAAAATATATAAAAAAACAACTATATGTATTTCTAATATTAATTTATGATATAATATTTTTTTAATTAATATTAGAAAGGAATTTATAATATGCCATTTACATTTTCTCATCCTGCTATAGTAATTCCATTTAAAAATAAGTACTTTAATTTTAGTGGATTAATACTAGGATCTATGGCACCTGATTTTATATACTTTGTACTATTTAGTCCAAGTAGCAATATAGGTCATGAATTTTTAGGATTTTTCTTTTTTAATCTTCCAATGTGCTTTTTAATAAATTATGTATTTTACAAATATGTACAAAAAGCACTTATATTAAGTATGCCTAATTTTATATCAAATAAATATGTGTACCTTACTAAATTAAAAAACACATTATATAATAAAAAAGAAATATTAAAGTTTGTAATATCATGTTTAATAGGTATGATAACTCATGTACTTTGGGATAGTTTCACTCATATTAGTGGATTTTTTGTTAACAATATAGCTTTTTAAGAGATAGTATTAATGTATTTAATATGTCTATTCCAATTTATAAAATAATACAACATGGTAGCACAATGATAGGCTTTTTAGTTATATTTATATATCTTTATACTGTTAAAGGTAAAAACACTTTTTATCCTAAAATAAACAAATTTAAGCTATACTTAAGTCTTGTATTAGTATTCATAATTGCTATGATTGTTTCTATATTTATTTTTGTTAAAACAGGTGCTTTTATAGGTATTGGTAGATTGGTTGTAACATTTATCAATTCCTTATTTATATCTTATTCAATAACTGGTTTTCTATTAGATAAAAATAAAATTTAATAAATTTTTATATATAGAAAAGTATAGTGCATAGATATTTATGCACTATACCAAAAAATCTACAAAAATCCTCTCTTTATGAAAATTAGAACTAATCGTTATAACTTACCTACCAAGCTCTTTATATATTCTCATAATATCAAAGACTATGATGGGAAAAAACACAGTTCATATCTATATGCTTTTAATCTAATCATTGCGTATATGTAAATTGTTAAAATAAAGTTGATATATGGTAAATAATATGGTTTATATTTAAATTAATAATATAGACTAATATATATTGAAAAATAGTGCAAAATAACCATATAATAATATCTAACTTAAGAGAGCTGTTATACAAAATACTTAATAGGTAAAATATAGTAAAAATTATAAATGTTCATAATTAAATTAAAATTGCGTAAAAAAGTTAGAATTCGAAATAGTATGATATAATAAAGAAAATTAAATAAAGGGAAGGTGAATCTCAATGGATAATAAAAAATTATCTAAAGGTGCTTATGGAGGAGTATCAGGAAAAGACTATGTTCCTTACATAACAGACAAATCGAAGACTGGTGCAAATATGGCAGTGTTAATAATAGGTATTATTTTAGCCGTAATATTTGCAGCATCAACAGCATATTCAGGAATGAAAGCTGGTCTTACAGTTGCCGCAGGTATTCCAGGTTCTATTATAGGTTCAGCGTTTATAGCAGCATTCGCAAAAGGAAAAGGTATTCTTGGTAAAAATATTGTACAAGGTATGGCAAGTGGTGGTGAATCAGTTGCAAGTGGTATGATTTTCGTATTACCTGCTATTTTATTAATAGGTAGTCAAGTTACATTTTTAGAAGGATTTATAGTTGGAGTAGGTGGAGTTTTATTTGGTATTGGAATTGCATCACTTGTGTACAATTATTTAATAATTGAAGAACATGGTAAGCTTATGTACCCAGAATCAATGGCTATATCTGAAACATTAGTTGCTTCAGATGCTGGTGGAGATTCAATGAAGTATATGGGTATGGGATTTGGTATAAGTGGACTTATAACTGTATTAACAGGTTCATTTTTAAACGTAGCCAATAATGTTATAAGCTTTATTGGAAATAAGTTTTATAAATGTAAATTTGAAGTAGAAGTTAATCCTCTTCTTTTAGGGATAGGATTTATAGTAGGACTTGAAGTTGCACTTACAATGTTTGCAGGTTCTTTATTATCTCATTTTGGTATTATGCCTCTAATAGGATACTTTACTGATATGGCAAGAGAAGGTGCTAAGGTATGGAATGATCCTACAATGGCGATAAACCAAATGGGTGTAAATGATATAGCTGGTAACTATGTAAAATACATAGGGGCTGGTATGATGCTTTGTGGAGGTATAATAGGTGCAGTTAAATTAATACCAACTATAATAGCATCTGTAAAAGAAACTATGAAAGCAAAATCATCAACATCTGTTGACGGTGAAGATGGTAGCGCATTACAAAGTATTATACTATTAGGCGGAATTGTAGCAGCAGTTGTAGGAGCATTCTTTATATCAAATGGTATAGTAATGACAATTATTGGTGTAGTAGTATCTTTATTATTAGCAGGATTATTTGTTATAGTTGCTGGACGTTTAACAGGGACTATAGGTACATCAAATCTTCCTGTATCTGGTATGACAATAGCATCTTTAGTTATAGCGACATTAGTATTTGTTATAATGGGATGGACTGATTTAGCAGATAATAAATCACTATTATTATTTGGTACATTTATAGTTGTTTCTATATCTATAGCTGGAGGATATAGCCAATCTCAAAAGGTAACTTATATAATAGGTGGTAGCAAAAATGAAATGCAAAAATATTTTGCAATAGCTGGTATAGTAGGTGTAATAGTAGTTGTAGGAACTACATTACTACTTGCAAATCAATTAGTAGTAACAGGAGATAATCCTCCATTTGCATTACCTCAAGCTAACTTAATATCAACATTAACATCAGGAATTATGTCTGGTCAATTACCTTGGGTTATGGTAATAGTTGGTGTAGTTATGGCTATAGTTTTATACTTCTTAAATCTACCTATAATGACAGTTGCTATAGGATTTTACTTACCAATTGCAACAACTTCTATAATATTAGTAGGAGCTTTAATACGTGTATTTGTTGAAAAAACTTCAAGAAGTGATAAAGAAAAAGAGGTCAAAGTTGCTAATGGTATAAGTTTATCATCAGGGCTTGTTGCTGGTGGTTCTATAATAGGATTAGTCGGTATAATATTACAAGTAACAGGTGTTATAAAAGGTGCTGGTCCTAGTGGGTTTGCAGCTTCAAATATGATGGCTATTATACTTCTTTTAGTATTAGTTGTACTTACTACATGTCCAATTGTAAGCTCTAAGGTAAAAAACAATGAAAACTAATGAAGATATTTTAAATATTGTATTTAAAATAAATGATAAAATAGATTATGAAGTAAATGAAGGTGTTGTAACGATACTTGAAAAACAAGATCATAAAATTCAACAGTTTTTTAGAAAATTAAAGTTTAAAATTCCAATGTATAAAAAGACTGAACTAGATGAATATGGCAGTTTTGTATTTTCTAATATTGACGGGAAAAAAACTGTAAAAGAAATTGGTAAAGAGCTAGAATTAAAGTATGGAGAAAAATCACATCCTCTATATGAAAGATTACTTATTTTTTTAAATCATATAGATGCAAACTGTAATTACATTGAAAAAATTAATAATTAAAAATTTCAATAAAAATAGGATATCTTTTAGATATCCTATTTTTATTGAAATTTTTACTACTAAGGCTAAGGTATGCTAAAATTTATAAAAATAATAGTAAATATACATGGAGGAAAAGCTGTTTAAATCAATGAGAAAACAAAAAGAAAATTAGATGTAGATCGAATAAAAAATACTAGACAAAGGGGAGTATATGACACTAGCAATTATAAGTGAGAATGGGTATCCATATAGTCTTCATTTAAGATATATTTATCATAATAATTTTATATATTTACATAGTGCTAAGAGTGGTCATAAGATAGAAAATATAAAAATCAATGAAAAGTATATTTTAGTGTAGTGGGATATACAAATATTTTGCCAAGTAAATTTTCTACAAATTATGAAAGAGTAATAGGATTTGGTATAGCATGTAAAGTAGACGGTAAGGAAGGAGAAGGGCACTTATAAAATTAATAGAAAAGTATAGCAAAGACTTTTTTAAAGAAGAAATAGAATATATTTTAAATGAAAAAATGTCACTAATGTAATAAGAATTACAATAGAACATATAACAGGAAAATAAAATTATTAGAAAATCTACCTATAAAATTAGGTGGATTTTTTTTGAGGAAATAATGAATCAAATTGAGGAAAAATGATAGTTTGAATTTTAAAAAGTTAGAAATTGAAACTTTTTAAAATTAAAAATTTTTGTATTGAAAAAAATTATACTTATATTATAATTATAAATGCGACAACTTATGACAAAACTTGGTGAAGAAAGGAATATGAATATGCAAGATAAGCAACTTCAAAAAAATCTTGGGGCAGCTGCAGCTTTATCAACAGTAGTTGGTATGGTTATAGGTGGGGGAGTATTTTTTAAGCCTCAAGCAGTGTATGAATTAACTGGTGGAGAGCCAGGACTTGGAATGATAGCTTGGGTAATAGCAGGTATCATGACAATAACAGCAGGTCTTACTGCAGCAGAGGTTTCAGCTGCTATACCAAAAACAGGCGGTATGATGGTATATATAGAAGAAATATATGGTGAAAAATTAGGATTTTTAACAGGATGGATGCAATCAGTATTATTTTTCCCAGCAACAATAGCTGCAATATCAGTTATGTTTGGGCAACAATCAGCGATACTCCTTGGAAATGAAAATTTAGTAATACCTATGACAGTTGGGGTAATATTATTAGTTGGTGGACTTAATACATTAGGTTCTAAAACTAGTGGAGCAATACAAACAATATCTACAGTGTGTAAATTAATACCTTTAGTACTTATAATGGTATTTGGATTTATAAGTGGATCAGGGAATAATTCAATAACTACTCCATTAGTAGGAGAGGGAATAAGTGCAACTAGTGTAATAGGACAATTATTAGTTGCTATATTATTTGCTTATGATGGATGGATAAATGTCGGTACTTTAGCGGGGGAAATGAAAGATCCGGGAAAAGATTTACCAAAGGCAATAATAGGTGGATTATCTTTAGTTATGGCGGTTTATGTAGTAATAAACTTAGCGTATCTTTGGGTACTTCCAGCAAGTGAATTAGCTAAATATGCATCACCAGCATCTGCTGTTGCAACAGAAATATTTGGACCTATTGGTGGTAAAATAATAACTATGGGTATATTAATATCTGTATTTGGATGTATAAATGGATATCTACTTACAGGACCTAGAATAATATACACATTAGGACAACAAAAAACATTACCTGAATTTTTAGGTAAATTAAATAAATATGATGTACCAGCAAATGCAACTATGGTGATGGCTTCTTTATCAGCGCTTTATGCATTATCTGGACAATTTAACTTACTAAGTGACTTATCAATGTTTGCTATCTGGTCATTTTATGTGTTAACGTTTGTAGGAGTTATAAAAATGAGAAAAACTATGCCAAACTTACATAGACCATATAAAGTTCCGTTTTATCCGGTAATACCTTTAATAGCAATAGCTGGTGGATTATTTGTAGTAATAAACCAATTATTATTTGCAGGACCTAAAAATACAATGATGTCATTAGGAGGAGTTGTAGTAACTCTTATAGGTTTGCCTATATATAATTATATGATGAAGAAGAATCAAAAGGAAAAAGATATAAAAAGGGTAGCATAATAAATTACGAATAAAAACACACAAAAATAATAGAAAACTTAAAATACACAAAGTAAAAAAATAGAACTTTAGAAGTTCTATTTTTTTTGTCTAAATTATTGAAATTAACTTCAAGAAAATGTTTGCACAAAAAACAAAAAAACTAAGTTTTTTTCAAAAAGATTTTTTATTGAAAAAAATAATTACAAGATTAAATAGATTATCTTTGTAAAGAAAAAAATTCATATTTAAATTTAAGTATACAAAGTTAATTTGGCTAAATAGCTGAAATATAAAAAATAACAGAAAATTTATATAATAAATAAAAATATAAAAATTAAAGTAATCTTAAAAAAATTTTCTAAAAATACATAATTTAGAAAAACGTTGTCGAAAAAAATAAAAAAATGTATTGAAAGTATTTCAAAAAATATTATAATGAAATTATAGAAAACTTAATAAATAAGGAGGCATATATGGAAAGTAAAGAACTTCAAAAAAGTTTAGGGATGTCTGCAGCTTTATCAACAGTTGTTGGTATGGTTATAGGTGCAGGTGTGTTCTTTAAGCCGCAAGCTGTTTATCAAACAACAGGTGGAGAGCCAGGACTTGGAATGATAGCATGGGTAGTAGCAGGTATCATAACTATAACAGCAGGATTAACGGCAGCTGAAGTATCAGCAGCTATACCAAAAACTGGTGGTATGATGGTATATATTGAAGAAATATATGGCAAGAAACTAGGATTTTTAACAGGGTGGATGCAAACGGTATTATTCTTCCCAGCAACAATAGCAGCACTAGGAGTTATATTTGCACAACAAGCAGTTTCATTAATAGGAAATGAGTCTTTAACTCTTCCTATAGCAGTAGGTATTATATTATTTGTTGCAGCGTTAAATACATTAGGATCAAAAGCTGGTGGAGCTATACAAACAATTGCTACTATATGTAAGTTAATACCTTTAGCACTTATAATGGTATTTGGATTTATAAAAGGAAGCGGAACAAATCCAGTAATGACACCATTAGTAGGAGATGGAATAAGCCCAGCAGGAGTTATAGGTCAATTATTAATAGCAGTATTATTTGCCTATGATGGATGG
Encoded here:
- a CDS encoding OPT family oligopeptide transporter; amino-acid sequence: MDNKKLSKGAYGGVSGKDYVPYITDKSKTGANMAVLIIGIILAVIFAASTAYSGMKAGLTVAAGIPGSIIGSAFIAAFAKGKGILGKNIVQGMASGGESVASGMIFVLPAILLIGSQVTFLEGFIVGVGGVLFGIGIASLVYNYLIIEEHGKLMYPESMAISETLVASDAGGDSMKYMGMGFGISGLITVLTGSFLNVANNVISFIGNKFYKCKFEVEVNPLLLGIGFIVGLEVALTMFAGSLLSHFGIMPLIGYFTDMAREGAKVWNDPTMAINQMGVNDIAGNYVKYIGAGMMLCGGIIGAVKLIPTIIASVKETMKAKSSTSVDGEDGSALQSIILLGGIVAAVVGAFFISNGIVMTIIGVVVSLLLAGLFVIVAGRLTGTIGTSNLPVSGMTIASLVIATLVFVIMGWTDLADNKSLLLFGTFIVVSISIAGGYSQSQKVTYIIGGSKNEMQKYFAIAGIVGVIVVVGTTLLLANQLVVTGDNPPFALPQANLISTLTSGIMSGQLPWVMVIVGVVMAIVLYFLNLPIMTVAIGFYLPIATTSIILVGALIRVFVEKTSRSDKEKEVKVANGISLSSGLVAGGSIIGLVGIILQVTGVIKGAGPSGFAASNMMAIILLLVLVVLTTCPIVSSKVKNNEN
- a CDS encoding PqqD family protein translates to MKTNEDILNIVFKINDKIDYEVNEGVVTILEKQDHKIQQFFRKLKFKIPMYKKTELDEYGSFVFSNIDGKKTVKEIGKELELKYGEKSHPLYERLLIFLNHIDANCNYIEKINN
- a CDS encoding APC family permease is translated as MQDKQLQKNLGAAAALSTVVGMVIGGGVFFKPQAVYELTGGEPGLGMIAWVIAGIMTITAGLTAAEVSAAIPKTGGMMVYIEEIYGEKLGFLTGWMQSVLFFPATIAAISVMFGQQSAILLGNENLVIPMTVGVILLVGGLNTLGSKTSGAIQTISTVCKLIPLVLIMVFGFISGSGNNSITTPLVGEGISATSVIGQLLVAILFAYDGWINVGTLAGEMKDPGKDLPKAIIGGLSLVMAVYVVINLAYLWVLPASELAKYASPASAVATEIFGPIGGKIITMGILISVFGCINGYLLTGPRIIYTLGQQKTLPEFLGKLNKYDVPANATMVMASLSALYALSGQFNLLSDLSMFAIWSFYVLTFVGVIKMRKTMPNLHRPYKVPFYPVIPLIAIAGGLFVVINQLLFAGPKNTMMSLGGVVVTLIGLPIYNYMMKKNQKEKDIKRVA